A window of Candidatus Thermoplasmatota archaeon contains these coding sequences:
- the fni gene encoding type 2 isopentenyl-diphosphate Delta-isomerase → MSGEGETPERLIERRKGDHVEICAKEDLSQDYIYWDDVKLVHNPLPEVNLEDIDTSTTIFGRKLKAPLVISAMTGGYGKAEAINRSLASVAEQFGIGMGVGSQRAALENPDVARTYSVIREFDIPLRIGNLGVPQLIKQGLKSALGVDEGRAAMEMVDAHLLAVHLNYLQEIVQPEGDTKSRGGLAALEKFASALPVIAKETGAGIPRETALKLKKAKVKGLDVGGLGGTSFSAVEYYRAKSAGDSGRVNIGRTFWDWGIPTPVAVVVANVGLPIISTGGLRSGLDVARAVAIGAGCAGMAGRLLPAALKDRESVAAEVGTIIEELKAAMFLVGAKDMRELAATKAIITGRSREWLDQLSG, encoded by the coding sequence ATGTCGGGCGAGGGCGAGACGCCGGAGAGGCTCATTGAGCGCAGGAAAGGGGACCATGTCGAGATCTGCGCCAAGGAGGACCTGAGCCAGGACTACATCTACTGGGACGATGTCAAGCTCGTCCACAACCCGCTGCCAGAAGTGAACCTCGAGGACATCGACACATCCACGACCATCTTCGGACGGAAGCTGAAAGCGCCCCTCGTGATATCGGCAATGACCGGCGGTTACGGGAAGGCCGAGGCGATCAACAGGAGCCTGGCGTCCGTTGCTGAGCAGTTCGGCATAGGCATGGGAGTGGGGAGCCAGAGGGCGGCTCTGGAGAACCCGGACGTCGCACGCACGTACTCCGTGATCAGGGAGTTCGACATACCTCTGAGGATTGGCAATCTGGGCGTTCCGCAACTGATCAAGCAGGGCCTGAAGTCTGCGTTGGGGGTCGATGAGGGCAGGGCTGCGATGGAGATGGTGGACGCGCATCTTCTCGCGGTGCACCTGAACTATCTCCAGGAGATCGTCCAACCCGAGGGCGATACCAAGAGCAGGGGCGGTCTAGCGGCGCTCGAGAAATTCGCATCTGCTCTGCCCGTGATCGCCAAGGAGACTGGTGCAGGCATCCCAAGAGAGACGGCGCTCAAGTTGAAGAAGGCCAAGGTAAAGGGCCTGGATGTGGGCGGCCTGGGAGGCACGAGCTTTTCCGCCGTTGAATACTACAGGGCGAAGTCCGCTGGCGACTCCGGGAGGGTGAACATCGGCCGGACCTTCTGGGACTGGGGCATACCAACCCCGGTCGCAGTCGTTGTGGCCAACGTAGGCCTTCCGATCATATCCACGGGAGGGCTCAGGAGCGGGCTCGATGTCGCCAGAGCCGTTGCCATAGGCGCCGGATGCGCGGGCATGGCTGGCAGACTGTTGCCAGCTGCTCTCAAAGACAGGGAATCGGTCGCGGCCGAGGTGGGCACCATCATCGAGGAGCTGAAGGCTGCGATGTTCTTGGTCGGCGCGAAGGACATGCGGGAGCTGGCGGCCACCAAAGCGATCATCACAGGCCGGTCCAGGGAGTGGCTGGATCAGTTGTCGGGGTGA
- a CDS encoding XTP/dITP diphosphatase has protein sequence MAFVTSNDGKFREISQQMKEHGYEIEHIKTTYPEIQTDTLEATIVPGLIWLMERYNRPLFIDDSGLFIDALKGFPGVFSSYVFKTIGCDGILRLMEGVKDRSARFECCIGFMAPGKEPHMSKGLAKGSISEKKAGTGGFGYDPVFVPEGDSRTYAEIEVSEKNRISHRGRAIEQFLKDLPRLMP, from the coding sequence ATAGCCTTCGTCACCAGCAACGACGGCAAGTTCAGGGAGATCTCTCAGCAGATGAAGGAGCACGGATACGAGATCGAGCACATCAAGACGACCTATCCAGAGATACAGACGGATACCCTCGAAGCGACGATCGTTCCAGGACTCATCTGGCTGATGGAACGATACAACCGTCCGTTGTTCATAGACGACTCCGGCCTGTTCATAGACGCGCTCAAAGGCTTCCCGGGCGTGTTCTCGTCCTACGTTTTCAAGACGATCGGATGTGACGGTATACTGAGGCTCATGGAAGGCGTGAAGGACCGGTCTGCCAGGTTCGAGTGCTGCATAGGATTCATGGCGCCAGGGAAGGAACCTCACATGTCAAAAGGGCTCGCGAAAGGCTCGATTTCCGAGAAGAAGGCCGGAACCGGCGGTTTTGGATACGACCCAGTGTTTGTGCCAGAGGGTGATTCGAGGACATACGCCGAGATTGAGGTGTCAGAGAAGAACAGGATATCTCACAGAGGCCGGGCGATTGAGCAGTTCTTGAAGGACCTGCCCAGGCTGATGCCATAA
- the radB gene encoding DNA repair and recombination protein RadB → MVHLPIGSEALDGLLEGGLEGGAITLFFGEAGTGKTNICLQVARNVAVTGKKVIYIDTEGVSLERLQQMAGENYEDVMKNILFFEPHSFDEQEKFVDKAVKLAESSLEVGVIILDSATIHYRLTRNDEERGVRKSLSPQLAKLLGVSRSKDIPVVLTSQVYTDIDKGTFEPLGGHVLLHNAKAIVRLDKVGTGSRRAVIIKHRHLEEGRNANFKLTKTGVV, encoded by the coding sequence ATGGTTCACCTGCCCATAGGCTCTGAAGCTTTGGACGGACTCCTCGAAGGAGGCCTGGAAGGTGGAGCCATAACCCTGTTCTTCGGCGAGGCGGGCACGGGCAAGACGAACATATGCCTTCAGGTCGCTAGGAACGTCGCGGTCACCGGAAAGAAGGTGATCTACATCGATACCGAGGGAGTCTCCCTCGAACGCCTCCAACAGATGGCGGGCGAAAACTACGAGGATGTGATGAAGAACATCCTGTTCTTCGAACCGCACTCTTTTGACGAGCAGGAGAAGTTCGTGGACAAAGCGGTCAAGCTGGCGGAGAGCTCGCTCGAGGTAGGAGTCATCATCCTTGACTCCGCAACCATACACTACAGACTGACGAGGAACGACGAGGAGAGAGGCGTTCGCAAGTCCCTCAGCCCCCAGCTGGCGAAGCTGCTCGGGGTCTCGCGGAGCAAGGACATCCCCGTAGTACTCACATCACAGGTCTACACCGACATAGACAAGGGGACCTTCGAACCTCTGGGCGGCCATGTCCTGCTGCACAACGCCAAAGCTATCGTCAGACTAGACAAGGTCGGCACCGGCTCGAGAAGAGCCGTCATCATAAAGCACAGGCATCTCGAAGAGGGCAGGAACGCCAACTTCAAGCTCACGAAGACCGGCGTCGTCTAG
- a CDS encoding Kae1-associated serine/threonine protein kinase has protein sequence MAVHRVGAEAKLDSDVWMGRDVVFKQRVVKSYRHPTLDRSLQNFRIKNEVRLMLEARKAGIAVPIIYSVDLAENRIVMEEVKGVRVKDALENLPMDKAEEVCRKIGEIAARMHMSDIVHGDLTTSNMLLEGDRIVVIDFSLGSKTSELEDKGVDMHLLEEAFHSAHYRRSELYETVKDSYVKAYPGGAEVLKKVKEIEKRGRYTRKE, from the coding sequence GTGGCTGTTCACAGGGTCGGCGCCGAGGCGAAGTTGGACTCGGACGTATGGATGGGTAGGGACGTGGTGTTCAAACAGCGTGTCGTCAAGAGCTATAGGCACCCCACCCTTGACAGATCCCTCCAGAACTTCAGGATCAAGAACGAGGTCCGCCTTATGCTCGAGGCAAGGAAGGCCGGCATCGCCGTTCCGATAATATACTCCGTTGACCTCGCCGAGAACAGGATCGTCATGGAGGAGGTCAAGGGGGTGAGGGTCAAGGACGCCCTTGAGAACCTGCCGATGGACAAGGCCGAAGAGGTCTGCCGCAAGATTGGGGAGATCGCCGCGAGGATGCACATGAGCGACATAGTCCACGGGGACCTCACGACAAGCAACATGCTCCTTGAGGGGGACAGGATCGTTGTCATCGATTTCTCACTCGGTTCGAAGACATCGGAGCTCGAGGACAAAGGCGTGGACATGCATCTGCTCGAGGAGGCTTTCCACTCGGCCCACTACAGGCGGAGCGAGCTCTACGAGACCGTGAAGGATTCATATGTCAAGGCGTATCCCGGAGGGGCCGAGGTCCTGAAGAAGGTCAAGGAGATCGAGAAGAGGGGGCGGTACACACGCAAAGAATAG
- the larB gene encoding nickel pincer cofactor biosynthesis protein LarB: protein MNPKKIEKVLDRLSKGECTVGEALEHLRTLPYDDLGFAKLDHHRELRKGIPEAIYSPGKTDQQIIDIAARILSREDEAVFTRITEKQYQKLRDKLGPKVKWYPEARIVTVGVAKKPNVGKVLVITAGTSDIPVAEEAAVTCELLGCKVERLFDVGVAGIHRLTSNMRQFDSADAIIVLAGMEGALPSVVAGLTCRPVIAVPTSVGYGASFEGIAALLGMLSSCSSGIGVVNIDNGFGAGALAAIIVKNKHGKS, encoded by the coding sequence ATGAACCCCAAGAAGATCGAGAAGGTCCTTGACAGGCTCAGCAAGGGAGAGTGCACGGTCGGGGAAGCACTCGAGCATCTGCGGACGCTCCCCTACGACGACCTCGGGTTCGCAAAGCTAGACCATCACAGGGAGCTGAGGAAAGGTATCCCCGAGGCAATCTATTCGCCCGGCAAGACAGACCAACAGATCATCGACATAGCTGCGCGCATCCTGTCCAGGGAGGACGAGGCCGTCTTCACCCGTATCACGGAGAAGCAGTATCAGAAACTAAGGGATAAGCTCGGCCCGAAGGTCAAGTGGTACCCCGAGGCAAGGATAGTGACTGTCGGGGTGGCCAAGAAACCGAATGTCGGAAAGGTCCTTGTCATCACCGCGGGGACCTCTGACATACCAGTTGCTGAGGAGGCAGCCGTCACCTGCGAGCTGCTCGGATGCAAGGTGGAGAGGCTTTTCGATGTCGGGGTCGCAGGGATCCATAGATTGACATCCAACATGAGGCAGTTCGACTCCGCAGATGCGATCATCGTTCTCGCAGGCATGGAGGGAGCCCTTCCGAGCGTCGTCGCGGGCCTCACCTGCAGGCCGGTCATAGCAGTCCCCACGAGCGTTGGCTACGGAGCGAGTTTCGAAGGCATCGCAGCGCTTCTTGGGATGCTCTCGAGCTGCTCGAGCGGCATAGGTGTGGTCAACATAGACAATGGGTTCGGCGCGGGCGCTCTAGCAGCCATCATAGTGAAGAACAAACACGGGAAGTCCTAG
- a CDS encoding isopentenyl phosphate kinase family protein: MILVKLGGSVITYKAKLRTFKRSSCDRLAKELSIVNAPLAIVHGAGSFGHIEAKKHSLHKGFRANSQLHHVAAVQRDVRELNLRVLVSLIDNSIRAVSVPPASAAKFRGGMIRKFEPDTFGQMFDLGLTPVSFGDVVPDESMGFSICSGDLMMEAIAKAFSPKLVVFCADVDGVYDSDPKRNKKARLIPELDSSKLADLKRTESANADVTGSIYGKVERMLAIAQYCEKCMIVNGNVPGRLGKAVSGREVASTVVVPG, translated from the coding sequence ATGATTCTCGTGAAGTTGGGCGGAAGCGTGATCACGTACAAGGCGAAGCTCAGGACCTTCAAGCGGTCATCGTGCGACAGGCTTGCGAAGGAGCTGAGCATAGTCAACGCGCCTCTCGCAATCGTCCATGGCGCTGGCTCTTTCGGGCACATCGAGGCCAAGAAACACAGCCTCCACAAGGGTTTCAGGGCCAACTCACAGCTCCATCATGTCGCCGCTGTCCAGCGGGATGTCAGAGAGCTCAATCTGAGGGTATTGGTCTCTCTCATCGACAACAGCATCAGAGCGGTGTCGGTACCTCCCGCATCGGCAGCGAAGTTCCGCGGGGGCATGATCAGGAAGTTCGAGCCAGACACATTCGGACAGATGTTCGACCTTGGACTGACGCCAGTGTCTTTCGGTGACGTGGTCCCAGACGAATCTATGGGCTTCTCGATATGTTCGGGCGACCTGATGATGGAAGCAATCGCGAAGGCCTTCAGCCCCAAGCTCGTAGTATTCTGCGCTGACGTCGACGGTGTATATGATAGCGATCCGAAGCGCAACAAAAAGGCAAGACTAATCCCCGAGCTTGACAGTTCGAAGCTCGCGGATCTCAAGAGGACCGAATCCGCGAACGCTGATGTCACGGGCAGCATCTACGGCAAAGTCGAGCGCATGCTGGCCATCGCTCAGTACTGCGAAAAGTGTATGATAGTGAACGGCAATGTGCCGGGTAGACTGGGAAAGGCGGTGTCGGGCCGGGAAGTGGCCTCGACAGTTGTAGTCCCGGGATAG
- a CDS encoding zinc ribbon domain-containing protein, whose product MELAQLALTEEEKLILVAILAIVMLFVVLFEIRYMRGKSREVRRSSQRKDEAFNSIHTTRSVINAMQRQGAITGSAEQLVSQAKLAMQRGDYDRCETLCQSARDQLTGPPSRKQAAGITAQESVVESERLEKIAESILSSKPASSRADSYKGTKLSLDEDGNYLSAKFEISRAKADIGRAVEHGSETGAAQSFLTDAESAFVTGSYAKALSLALKARKAISQEAEGETIPLKAGYEPEEPEAEPTAEEMSSRVEDECTSCGAPIERGDAFCHKCGAKSQKERICKSCGTKPRASDMFCRKCGSRVD is encoded by the coding sequence ATGGAGCTGGCCCAATTGGCTTTGACCGAAGAGGAGAAATTGATTCTTGTAGCCATCCTCGCCATCGTCATGCTCTTCGTGGTCCTCTTCGAGATCAGGTACATGCGCGGAAAGAGCAGGGAGGTCAGGCGCTCGTCCCAGAGGAAGGACGAGGCGTTCAACTCGATCCACACCACGCGCTCGGTCATCAACGCCATGCAGCGCCAGGGAGCGATCACCGGCTCGGCAGAGCAGCTCGTCAGCCAGGCTAAGCTTGCAATGCAGAGAGGAGACTACGACAGATGCGAGACGCTGTGCCAGAGTGCCAGGGACCAGCTGACCGGCCCGCCGTCCAGAAAGCAGGCTGCAGGTATTACAGCGCAGGAATCCGTTGTCGAATCCGAGCGCCTGGAGAAGATCGCTGAGAGCATCCTGTCCTCGAAGCCCGCATCATCAAGGGCCGACTCATACAAGGGCACAAAGCTGTCGTTAGATGAGGACGGGAACTACCTGAGCGCCAAGTTCGAGATCTCCAGAGCGAAGGCGGACATCGGTAGGGCGGTCGAACACGGGTCTGAGACTGGAGCGGCACAGAGCTTTCTGACGGATGCGGAATCCGCCTTCGTCACCGGCAGCTATGCCAAGGCACTCTCGCTTGCGCTCAAGGCCCGGAAGGCCATAAGCCAGGAAGCAGAGGGCGAGACCATACCTCTCAAGGCCGGCTATGAACCCGAAGAGCCTGAGGCCGAACCGACAGCGGAGGAGATGTCCTCCAGGGTCGAGGACGAGTGCACTAGCTGCGGAGCCCCAATCGAGCGCGGAGATGCGTTCTGCCACAAGTGCGGTGCGAAGTCTCAGAAGGAGCGGATCTGCAAGTCTTGCGGGACGAAGCCGAGAGCTTCGGACATGTTCTGCCGGAAGTGTGGCTCCAGAGTGGACTAG
- a CDS encoding polyprenyl synthetase family protein yields the protein MVFPEEYEDRVRKINEYLMHTLDVIEDKNLKAAMAHYPAAGGKRLRPLLSTITCEAVGGKADSAVPFGVALEIVHNFTLVHDDVMDEDYTRRGIKTVHAQYGVPEAVLSGDALFARAFEVVLDSDVEDGSLVRLVRILARAVRLLAEGQQMDMDFEDAKMVTSDQYMKMIELKTAVLYSAAAQGGAIVGGASDHQEDALAEYGRLMGLGFQIWDDVLDLESTQESFGKPVLNDIRNGKKTLIVVQALEDLSGPERTEFLSILGNKKATKGQLERARDILEDVGAIEHATKVADGLIKEAKDQLKTLKDSPHKKGLMAFADYMVKRKT from the coding sequence ATGGTCTTTCCAGAGGAATACGAGGACAGGGTCAGAAAGATCAACGAGTATCTGATGCACACGTTGGATGTCATCGAGGACAAGAACCTCAAGGCGGCGATGGCGCACTATCCAGCGGCCGGCGGGAAGCGCCTCAGGCCTCTTCTCTCCACGATAACATGCGAGGCTGTAGGCGGGAAGGCCGATTCCGCGGTCCCGTTCGGGGTGGCGCTGGAGATCGTTCACAACTTCACGCTCGTCCACGACGATGTGATGGACGAGGACTACACCCGGAGGGGGATTAAGACCGTTCACGCGCAGTACGGGGTCCCGGAAGCGGTCCTCTCAGGCGATGCTCTATTCGCGCGCGCGTTTGAGGTCGTGCTCGATTCCGATGTCGAAGACGGGTCCCTGGTCAGATTGGTCCGCATACTTGCAAGAGCCGTGAGGCTTCTGGCAGAGGGACAGCAGATGGACATGGACTTCGAGGATGCAAAGATGGTGACCTCCGACCAGTACATGAAGATGATCGAGCTCAAGACGGCGGTGCTCTACTCGGCAGCCGCTCAGGGAGGGGCGATCGTAGGAGGCGCCTCCGATCACCAGGAAGACGCATTGGCGGAGTATGGCCGGCTCATGGGACTCGGATTCCAGATCTGGGACGATGTCCTGGACCTCGAATCGACTCAAGAATCATTCGGGAAACCCGTCCTCAACGACATCAGGAACGGCAAGAAAACGCTCATCGTGGTCCAGGCGCTCGAGGACCTCAGTGGGCCGGAAAGGACAGAGTTCCTATCCATTCTCGGGAACAAGAAGGCGACCAAGGGGCAGCTTGAGAGGGCCAGGGATATCCTTGAGGACGTGGGCGCGATAGAACACGCGACCAAGGTCGCCGACGGACTCATCAAAGAGGCCAAGGACCAGCTCAAAACCCTCAAGGACTCGCCACATAAGAAGGGTCTGATGGCCTTTGCAGACTACATGGTAAAGAGGAAGACCTAG
- the larE gene encoding ATP-dependent sacrificial sulfur transferase LarE has protein sequence MRTLDRKMARLRDIVRSMCSAAVAFSGGTDSTLVAKIAKDELGKKTMAITINSPVYPASELRNAKAVAQEIGIRHLVVNVDPMNDKSFITNPPDRCYLCKLDDLKHIRGIADERGLTEIIDGSNADDKNDYRPGLRAKEEMRVRSPLAEAGLTKADVRAISKTLRLPTAHKSSSPCLASRIPYGEMITREKLTMIEEAEEFLKAKGFDEVRVRIHGDIARIEVSPKDLSKLASPGTRITITKKLRSLGFTYVALDLEGYRMGSLNEVLVR, from the coding sequence ATGAGAACGCTCGATAGAAAGATGGCAAGGTTGAGGGACATCGTCCGCTCCATGTGTTCAGCGGCAGTCGCCTTCTCCGGCGGGACAGACTCAACGCTCGTCGCAAAGATCGCCAAGGACGAGCTTGGGAAGAAGACCATGGCAATCACCATCAACTCCCCCGTGTACCCAGCGTCAGAACTGAGAAATGCCAAGGCTGTCGCCCAGGAGATCGGCATTAGGCATTTGGTTGTTAATGTGGACCCTATGAACGACAAATCATTCATCACCAATCCGCCAGACAGATGCTACCTCTGCAAGCTCGACGACCTCAAGCATATCCGGGGCATCGCTGACGAGAGGGGGCTCACCGAGATCATCGACGGATCGAACGCAGATGACAAGAATGACTACAGGCCAGGGCTCAGGGCAAAGGAGGAGATGCGTGTGAGAAGTCCTCTCGCAGAGGCAGGGCTGACGAAAGCCGATGTGAGAGCGATATCGAAAACGCTCCGACTGCCCACTGCGCACAAGAGCTCGAGCCCTTGCCTAGCGTCCCGGATCCCCTACGGAGAGATGATCACGCGGGAGAAGCTGACGATGATTGAGGAGGCCGAGGAGTTCCTCAAGGCGAAAGGCTTCGATGAGGTGAGAGTCAGGATCCATGGAGACATCGCACGAATCGAGGTCTCACCGAAGGACTTGTCGAAGCTTGCATCACCTGGGACGAGAATCACAATCACCAAGAAACTGAGGTCGCTCGGATTCACATATGTCGCCCTCGACCTGGAAGGTTACCGGATGGGGAGCTTGAACGAGGTGCTGGTCAGATGA
- the albA gene encoding DNA-binding protein Alba, which translates to MAEENTVYIGKKATMNYVLAVVSQINAGSDSVVIKARGRAISRAVDVAEIVRNRFVRGLAYKDVKINTESLPGHDGGNANVSSIEIYMAK; encoded by the coding sequence ATGGCAGAGGAGAACACCGTTTACATCGGTAAGAAAGCTACAATGAACTACGTCCTCGCCGTGGTGTCGCAGATCAATGCTGGTAGCGACAGCGTGGTAATCAAAGCGAGAGGACGCGCCATAAGCAGGGCTGTGGACGTTGCGGAGATCGTGAGGAACAGATTCGTCCGGGGACTGGCATACAAGGATGTGAAGATAAACACTGAGTCCTTGCCAGGCCACGACGGCGGAAACGCAAACGTCTCCTCGATCGAGATCTACATGGCCAAGTAG